One genomic region from Candidatus Nitrosopumilus koreensis AR1 encodes:
- the dnaJ gene encoding molecular chaperone DnaJ encodes MSAKRDYYEVLGVSKSSSNDEIKKQYRKLALKFHPDRNQSAEAAEHFKEISEAYAVLSDTEKRQLYDQHGHAGVDGRYSSEDIFQGARGDFSDIFGRGGGGFDSIFESIFGRGGGGFGFGQERGSDILYQTSITLEDVLHGKQMEIELQKQIQCDTCSGSGCKPGTDKKTCSSCNGQGQVRQTRNMGFASFVTAAPCSSCRGQGSIIETPCGDCKGQGKKKGTKKVTFDIPPGIDSGDYTVPNEGNEVPGGSNGDLIVRIRVQPHSQFNRDGKDIFYDQDVSMVDAALGCEVTVPTLEGTEKIKVDSGSQPNTIIKLKGKGVPHINSRGRGDQYVRIVVNIPQKLTKHQKNLLDEFKQTSD; translated from the coding sequence ATGTCTGCAAAACGAGATTATTATGAAGTTTTAGGAGTATCTAAATCATCTTCAAATGATGAAATCAAAAAACAATATAGGAAATTAGCATTAAAATTCCATCCTGATCGAAATCAATCTGCTGAAGCTGCAGAGCATTTTAAAGAAATTTCTGAAGCATATGCAGTTCTTTCTGATACTGAGAAAAGGCAACTTTATGATCAACATGGTCATGCAGGTGTAGATGGAAGATATTCGAGCGAAGATATTTTTCAGGGTGCAAGAGGTGATTTCAGCGATATATTTGGTCGTGGAGGCGGCGGATTTGATTCCATTTTCGAATCAATATTTGGTCGTGGAGGCGGCGGATTTGGATTTGGTCAAGAAAGGGGTTCTGACATTCTCTATCAAACATCAATAACATTAGAAGATGTTTTACATGGCAAACAAATGGAAATTGAGCTACAAAAACAAATTCAATGTGATACATGTAGTGGTTCAGGATGTAAACCTGGAACTGATAAAAAAACATGTTCTTCATGTAATGGACAAGGTCAAGTAAGACAAACACGAAATATGGGATTTGCATCATTTGTTACTGCAGCGCCATGTTCTTCATGTAGAGGGCAAGGCTCAATTATTGAAACACCATGTGGTGATTGTAAAGGCCAGGGAAAGAAAAAAGGTACAAAAAAAGTTACGTTTGATATTCCACCTGGAATTGATTCAGGCGATTATACTGTACCAAATGAAGGAAATGAAGTGCCTGGAGGTTCTAATGGTGATCTGATTGTTAGAATTAGAGTACAACCTCATTCACAATTCAACCGAGATGGAAAAGATATTTTCTATGATCAAGATGTTTCTATGGTTGATGCAGCATTAGGGTGTGAAGTTACTGTTCCAACTTTAGAGGGAACTGAAAAAATTAAAGTTGATTCTGGAAGCCAACCAAACACAATTATCAAATTAAAAGGAAAGGGCGTACCTCACATCAATTCTAGGGGTAGAGGAGACCAGTATGTTAGAATTGTAGTAAACATTCCTCAAAAACTTACCAAACATCAAAAAAATCTTCTTGATGAATTTAAACAAACTAGTGATTAA
- a CDS encoding 5' nucleotidase, NT5C type produces the protein MKIALDVDGVLADVIQLWLNYSNSIRPEIQKHDITDWDFWKKFEINRYDFYAELSSCWKNWISIPPTEENLASITKNLSDLGQVDVVTARERSTDSFVKNWLKHHKISFDNYVSVIDGPMKADLDYDVFIDDSPLNAQKFLQNKKKVILYSQPWNQHVVGNNVHRISSLSEAIKKLS, from the coding sequence ATGAAGATTGCATTAGATGTTGATGGTGTACTTGCTGATGTAATTCAATTGTGGTTAAATTATAGTAATTCAATCAGGCCAGAAATTCAGAAGCATGATATTACTGATTGGGATTTTTGGAAAAAATTTGAAATTAATCGCTATGACTTTTATGCTGAATTGAGTTCGTGTTGGAAAAATTGGATCTCAATCCCGCCCACCGAAGAAAATTTAGCATCCATCACAAAAAATCTCTCTGATCTTGGTCAGGTGGATGTTGTTACTGCAAGAGAACGTTCTACTGATTCTTTTGTAAAGAACTGGCTAAAACACCACAAAATTTCTTTTGATAATTATGTTTCAGTAATTGATGGTCCTATGAAGGCTGATTTGGATTATGATGTTTTTATTGATGATTCACCATTAAATGCACAAAAATTTCTACAAAATAAGAAAAAGGTAATTCTATACTCTCAACCATGGAACCAACATGTTGTTGGAAATAATGTTCATAGAATTTCAAGTCTTTCTGAAGCAATTAAAAAATTAAGTTAA
- the gatE gene encoding Glu-tRNA(Gln) amidotransferase subunit GatE, translated as MSEFLIDGLGVKVGLEIHQQLDTNKKLFCNCTPVDTDEYSIKFQRKLRAAKSELGEYDPAALFEKSKSKTIMYFANPESSCLVEQDEEPPHELDEDAKKISLVIASALKSNIFREIYPMRKTVVDGSNTTGFQRTMLISQGGSFNVDGKEIGIQSICLEEDAAKILGEDGSIKKYGLERLGIPLVEIATEPFEVKPYEIKKIALTLGRILRSTKKVKRGLGSIRQDVNISIQDGSVVIEVKGVQQLDQLEKVVEYEAKRQHGLLKISKKIQNIDWAHNKKDRKDITELFKKCKSKIVQNAIKKNQKIFGISFRNMSGMFGYTPHEGIRLGKEIAELVRFFGIGGVFHSDELPNYGIENEDIEDLKKTLEINDNDGFLILAAPEEKMNQVIDQIILRIEYIKKEGIPIDTRLATQSGETKFLRPRPGAARMYPETDIPPIIISKKDLDNAIKDIPKSWDDSIKELETKYQLNLQLSEQLFDSNYFELFENIIKKTNVNPTFVASVLCSTITNLERNGLDSKLLKNKEITKTFQFLEEGKITKESVEIIFENIMNGKSQTIEDAMNYASIETVDESELEDICHQIVENNQEIVKNQKERAIGPLMGIAMKELRGKAPGETINKLLLKNIKNKLENN; from the coding sequence ATGTCAGAATTTTTAATAGATGGATTAGGAGTAAAGGTAGGACTTGAGATTCATCAACAACTAGATACAAATAAGAAATTATTTTGTAATTGTACACCTGTCGATACAGATGAATATTCTATTAAATTTCAAAGAAAATTACGTGCTGCTAAAAGTGAATTAGGAGAATATGACCCAGCGGCATTATTTGAAAAATCAAAATCAAAAACCATAATGTATTTTGCAAACCCAGAAAGCAGCTGTCTGGTTGAGCAAGATGAAGAACCACCACACGAGTTAGATGAGGATGCAAAGAAGATTTCTTTGGTTATTGCATCAGCTCTAAAATCAAATATATTTAGAGAGATATATCCAATGAGAAAAACAGTTGTAGACGGTTCAAATACAACAGGATTTCAACGTACAATGCTAATTTCCCAAGGAGGTTCTTTTAACGTAGACGGCAAAGAAATTGGAATTCAGTCTATTTGTCTTGAAGAAGATGCTGCAAAGATTTTGGGAGAAGATGGTTCAATAAAGAAATACGGTTTAGAACGCTTAGGAATACCTTTGGTTGAAATTGCCACTGAACCATTTGAAGTAAAACCATATGAAATTAAAAAAATCGCATTAACATTAGGGAGAATTTTAAGAAGTACCAAAAAGGTAAAAAGAGGATTAGGTTCAATTCGACAAGATGTTAATATTTCAATTCAAGATGGAAGTGTTGTAATTGAAGTTAAAGGAGTTCAGCAACTTGATCAGTTAGAAAAAGTAGTAGAATATGAGGCTAAAAGGCAGCATGGATTGTTAAAAATCTCAAAAAAAATACAGAATATTGATTGGGCTCACAATAAAAAAGATAGAAAAGATATCACAGAGTTATTTAAAAAATGTAAATCAAAAATTGTTCAAAACGCCATAAAGAAAAATCAGAAAATTTTTGGGATTTCATTTAGAAATATGTCAGGCATGTTTGGATATACACCACATGAGGGAATTAGATTGGGAAAAGAAATAGCAGAACTAGTCAGATTTTTTGGAATAGGAGGTGTTTTTCATTCTGATGAATTACCAAATTATGGTATTGAAAATGAAGATATTGAGGATTTGAAAAAAACTTTAGAAATCAATGACAATGATGGATTTTTAATTTTGGCAGCACCAGAAGAAAAAATGAATCAGGTCATAGACCAGATAATTTTGAGGATTGAATACATCAAAAAGGAAGGAATCCCAATTGATACGCGATTAGCAACTCAAAGCGGAGAGACTAAATTTCTAAGACCAAGACCCGGTGCAGCAAGAATGTATCCAGAAACAGATATTCCGCCAATAATAATTTCAAAAAAAGATCTAGACAACGCAATAAAGGACATTCCCAAATCATGGGATGACTCAATTAAAGAACTAGAAACAAAATACCAACTAAATCTCCAATTGTCGGAACAGCTTTTTGATTCAAACTATTTTGAATTATTTGAAAATATAATTAAGAAAACCAATGTAAATCCCACGTTTGTCGCATCAGTATTATGTTCAACTATAACAAATTTAGAGAGAAATGGGTTAGATTCAAAATTACTAAAAAATAAAGAAATCACAAAAACATTTCAATTTTTGGAAGAAGGAAAAATCACTAAAGAATCAGTTGAAATTATTTTCGAAAATATTATGAATGGAAAATCTCAGACAATAGAAGATGCAATGAATTACGCCTCAATTGAGACTGTAGATGAATCAGAATTAGAGGACATATGTCATCAAATTGTTGAAAACAACCAAGAAATTGTAAAAAATCAAAAAGAAAGAGCGATTGGACCTCTAATGGGAATTGCTATGAAAGAATTAAGAGGTAAAGCACCTGGTGAAACAATCAATAAACTTCTTTTGAAAAATATCAAAAATAAATTAGAAAATAACTGA
- the gatD gene encoding Glu-tRNA(Gln) amidotransferase subunit GatD: MSEYRGYEGDSLEFLKNNQVIVGDSVKILSDITYSGIIMPRYEHSDDKHIVLKLKSGYNVGLEIVKIKRVEKIQSSEKIVDESEKINKIEGLPKILLLSTGGTIASKVDYRTGAVTPVLTAEELNSSVPELSKIANIDAEVLLSEYSENIMPENWLDIAKKISSYSNSDYLGIIVAHGTDTMHYTSSFLSFALAGFPIPIVLVGSQRSSDRASSDAALNLIGATKFITKSKAKGVYIVMHNDENDNTVACHIGTRVRKNHTSKRGAFQTVGDDPAFIIAEEKIQKNMSKEFYKTQEFQPKINLDTKIALVKYYPGYDPELIEHIIDRGYKGIIFEGTGLGHVGRVTYDSIKKANEKGMFLGMTSQCIDGRVRMTVYESGRDLLNLGIVPLENMISEVALVKAMWALGNTQNIEDVKEIMLDNIASEMSI, encoded by the coding sequence ATGTCAGAATATAGGGGATATGAAGGAGATTCATTAGAATTTCTAAAGAATAATCAAGTGATAGTTGGCGATTCAGTAAAAATTCTCTCAGACATCACGTATTCAGGCATAATTATGCCCAGATATGAGCACAGCGATGACAAACACATTGTTTTGAAATTAAAGAGTGGATATAATGTCGGATTAGAGATTGTAAAAATTAAGAGAGTTGAGAAAATCCAATCTTCAGAAAAAATTGTTGATGAGTCTGAAAAAATAAACAAAATAGAAGGATTACCAAAAATATTGCTACTTTCAACTGGAGGAACAATTGCAAGTAAAGTTGACTATAGAACAGGAGCAGTTACTCCAGTGTTAACTGCTGAAGAATTGAATTCATCAGTTCCTGAACTTTCTAAAATTGCAAATATTGATGCGGAAGTTTTGTTATCAGAATATTCTGAAAACATAATGCCAGAAAACTGGTTAGATATTGCAAAAAAAATTAGTAGTTATTCAAATTCAGATTATTTAGGAATCATTGTTGCTCATGGAACTGATACAATGCATTATACATCATCATTTCTTTCATTTGCATTAGCAGGATTTCCAATTCCAATTGTTTTAGTTGGCTCACAAAGATCTTCAGACAGAGCATCATCTGATGCAGCATTAAATTTGATTGGAGCAACAAAATTCATTACAAAAAGTAAAGCAAAAGGAGTATACATTGTGATGCATAATGATGAAAATGATAATACTGTTGCATGCCATATTGGAACAAGAGTTAGAAAAAATCATACAAGTAAACGAGGAGCATTTCAAACAGTAGGGGACGATCCTGCGTTCATAATTGCAGAAGAAAAAATTCAAAAAAATATGTCTAAAGAATTCTACAAGACTCAAGAATTTCAACCAAAAATTAACCTAGATACAAAAATTGCTTTGGTAAAGTATTATCCTGGATATGATCCAGAATTAATTGAACATATTATTGATAGGGGATACAAGGGAATAATCTTTGAAGGAACAGGGTTAGGACATGTTGGAAGAGTCACGTATGATTCCATAAAAAAAGCCAATGAAAAAGGGATGTTTCTAGGCATGACATCACAGTGTATTGATGGAAGAGTAAGAATGACTGTGTATGAAAGTGGAAGAGATCTCCTAAATTTAGGCATAGTTCCTCTAGAAAATATGATTTCAGAGGTAGCACTAGTAAAAGCAATGTGGGCCCTTGGGAATACTCAGAATATTGAAGATGTAAAAGAAATTATGCTTGACAATATTGCATCTGAAATGTCAATCTAG
- a CDS encoding MBL fold metallo-hydrolase produces MKITSLNSASVLIEDENVKILCDPWLIGEEYFGSWGIYPPYEFKSEMFEDIDFIYISHIHPDHCSKQTLQNLDKKIPIIIHNFPEKSLKFKIEELGFKVIELEHNIRIRLKNNVFINILAADNCDPNICGKLMGCGLLEAKFGTTQIDTMSVIDNEKEVIVNTNDCPFQIARNTAKLVKTLYPKIDVLLVGYVKASSYPQTFELETKDKIIESKKKQEQKLETTKDFINLFEPKFYIPFAGRYTLTGRFNELNQFRGEPELEYAFEWLKQNIPKEKHKGIILNHNEFFDISKNQISKEYEPINLKEKQNYVKNNFLNKSFDYEKEEIPEMSELLELIPKAYENFELVRKKIGWTSDTTIILRLDVNNNKKDDEPIAIAIPCNGDGTQLIMNEKDISKFEKYLQMSLDLRLLKWLLLGPKKAHWSLVDIGCHIKYKRIPNTYERALYYCWNRFFVSKNKKNEEIASFN; encoded by the coding sequence ATGAAAATTACTTCTTTAAATTCTGCATCTGTTCTGATAGAAGATGAGAATGTCAAAATTCTTTGCGATCCATGGTTAATCGGAGAAGAATATTTTGGTTCATGGGGAATTTACCCACCATATGAATTCAAATCAGAGATGTTTGAAGATATAGATTTTATTTACATAAGTCATATACATCCGGATCATTGTAGCAAACAAACTCTACAAAATCTTGACAAGAAAATTCCAATCATAATTCACAATTTTCCTGAGAAATCGTTGAAATTCAAAATTGAAGAATTGGGATTCAAAGTAATTGAACTTGAACATAATATTAGAATTAGATTAAAAAATAATGTTTTCATAAATATTCTTGCAGCAGATAATTGTGATCCAAACATTTGTGGAAAATTAATGGGTTGTGGACTATTAGAAGCAAAATTTGGCACCACACAAATTGATACAATGTCAGTTATCGATAATGAAAAAGAGGTGATTGTTAATACTAATGATTGTCCATTCCAAATTGCAAGAAATACAGCAAAATTAGTAAAAACACTCTATCCAAAAATTGATGTATTGTTAGTAGGATATGTTAAGGCATCATCCTACCCACAAACATTTGAGCTTGAAACCAAAGACAAAATAATCGAATCAAAAAAGAAACAAGAACAAAAATTAGAGACTACAAAAGATTTCATTAATTTATTTGAACCTAAATTTTATATTCCATTTGCAGGAAGATATACTCTAACAGGGAGATTTAATGAATTAAATCAATTTAGAGGAGAACCAGAATTAGAGTATGCTTTTGAATGGTTAAAGCAAAACATCCCAAAAGAAAAACATAAAGGAATAATCTTAAATCATAATGAATTTTTTGATATCAGTAAAAATCAAATTTCAAAAGAATATGAACCAATAAACCTTAAAGAAAAACAAAATTATGTAAAAAATAATTTTTTGAACAAATCATTTGATTATGAAAAAGAAGAAATTCCAGAAATGTCTGAATTGTTAGAATTAATTCCAAAAGCTTATGAAAATTTTGAATTGGTTAGAAAAAAAATTGGCTGGACATCAGATACTACAATTATTTTACGACTAGATGTAAATAATAACAAAAAAGATGATGAACCCATAGCTATTGCAATACCATGTAACGGAGATGGAACCCAACTAATAATGAATGAAAAAGATATTTCAAAATTTGAAAAATATTTGCAGATGTCACTTGATTTAAGATTACTAAAATGGTTATTGTTAGGTCCAAAAAAAGCTCATTGGAGTTTAGTAGATATTGGTTGCCATATAAAATACAAAAGAATTCCAAATACGTATGAACGTGCATTATATTATTGTTGGAATAGATTTTTTGTGTCCAAAAATAAGAAAAATGAAGAGATAGCTAGTTTTAATTAA